The following coding sequences are from one Pseudopipra pipra isolate bDixPip1 chromosome 16, bDixPip1.hap1, whole genome shotgun sequence window:
- the CARD11 gene encoding caspase recruitment domain-containing protein 11 isoform X2, producing the protein MSTQGGEPEMDDCLETLKDEEEALWENVECNRHMLSRYINPAKLTPYLRQCKVIDEQDEDEVLNSLMLPSKINRAGRLLDILHTKGQRGYVVFLESLEFYYPELYKLVTGKEPTRRFSTIVVEEGHEGLTHFLMNEIIKLQQQVKTKDVQRCELLAKSRQLEDERKQLKLNKIELLTFQERYNKMKEERNNYNDELVKVKDENYNLAMRYAQLSDEKSMAVIRSRDLQLEIDQLKHRLNKVEEECKLERNQSLKLKNDIENRPKKEQVLELERENEMMKTKIQELQSIIQADKRSLPDSDKAILDILEHDRKEALEDRHELVNKIFNLQEEIRHVEDLRDKYLEEKEDLELKCSTLGKDCEMYKHRMNTVMIQLEEVEKERDQAFRSRDEAQTQYSHCLIEKDKYRKQIRELEERNDELRIEVVRKEACIVNLECKLRRLSKDNNFLDQTFGNSSPKANGQEADDSSTSEDSPEDNKFFLPDQARLKRRLNLKGIQISPRAKSPVSMNKTSEFQAVRAQDEDGADASNGRTDTSSSVSISSCEVSKIQALRNRNDSIMSTTPEPPGNDSIVRRCKEDAPHCSLVEEDNDSFGCDALELDDDSHDRQSHGAPSVHSSSSSHQSEGLDAYDLEHVNSLFRKFSLERPFRPSVTSVGRLRNSCHAIQRVTLNGDSLNSEITLVGGNDRGSFISSVKTGSPAEKAGLREGHQILLLEGCIKGENQSVPLDTCTKEEVHWTIQRCSGPVTLQYKSNHEGYRKLLSELEEGLITSGDSFHIRLNLNISSQLDCCSLSVRCDEIVHILDTMYQGRCEWHCARVDPFTDRDLETGTIPSYSRAQQLLLVKLQRLMHRGSKDETENSYNTLRALRNTLQPEEPAQPNDPKTSPRLSRASFLLGQILQFVSRSENKYKRMNSNERVRIVTGWPSGLARTSSEAKKQLPEKLEDLDSESEINKKLSLIPYSLVRPIHCERRRPVLFTPTMLAKPLVQKLLNSGGALEFNICKPDIVTKEEFLRKQRTETVIFSREKNLNTYECIVPANIEAVTAKNKHCLLEAGISCTKDLIKAKIYPIVLFIRVSEKNIKRFRKLLPKPEAEDEFLRLCRLKEKELEALPCLYASVEADAWSSIEDLIRIIKDRIGEEQRKTIWVDEDQL; encoded by the exons GAGGAGAGCCAGAGATGGACGACTGCCTGGAGACACTGAAGGATGAGGAGGAGGCTTTGTGGGAGAACGTGGAATGCAACCGGCACATGCTGAGCCGGTACATCAACCCGGCCAAACTGACCCCCTACCTGCGGCAGTGCAAGGTCATCGACGagcaggatgaggatgaggTGCTCAACTCACTTATGCTGCCCTCCAAAATTAACAGAGCAG GCCGACTGCTGGACATCCTCCACACCAAGGGCCAAAGGGGCTATGTGGTTTTCTTAGAGAGCCTGGAGTTCTACTACCCTGAGCTCTACAAACTGGTAACAGGGAAAGAACCTACACGGAGATTTTCCACTATTGTTG TGGAGGAGGGACACGAAGGCCTTACCCATTTCCTAATGAATGAGATCATTAAGCTCCAGCAGCAAGTGAAGACGAAGGACGTGCAGCGCTGCGAGCTCCTGGCCAAGTCTCGGCAGCTGGAGGACGAGCGAAAGCAGCTCAAACTGAACAAGATAGAGCTGCTGACCTTCCAGGAGAGGTACAACAAGATGAAGGAGGAGAGGAACAACTACAACGACGAGCTGGTGAAGGTGAAGGATGAGAACTACAACCTGGCCATGAGATACGCCCAGCTGAGTGACGAGAAGAGCATGGCCGTGATAAGGAGCCGAGACCTCCAGTTAGAG ATTGACCAGCTGAAGCATCGCTTGAACAAGGTGGAGGAGGAGTGCAAGCTGGAGAGGAACCAGTCTTTGAAGCTGAAAAATGACATTGAAAACCGGCCCAAAAAGGAACAGGTTCTGGAGCTGGAGCGGGAAAATGAGATGATGAAGACCAAAATCCAAGAGTTACAGTCCATCATTCAG GCTGACAAGCGGAGTTTGCCGGATTCAGACAAAGCCATTCTGGATATTCTGGAACACGACCGTAAGGAGGCACTGGAAGATCGTCACGAGTTGGTCAACAAGATCTTTAATCTCCAGGAGGAGATTCGTCACGTGGAGGACTTGAGAGACAAG TATCTTGAGGAGAAAGAGGATTTGGAGTTGAAGTGCTCAACACTAGGAAAAGACTGTGAGATGTACAAGCACCGTATGAACACTGTGATGATACAGCTGGAAGAGGTGGAAAAGGAGCGAGACCAG GCGTTCCGCTCGCGCGACGAGGCTCAGACGCAGTACTCACACTGTCTGATTGAGAAGGATAAGTACAGGAAGCAGATCCgagagctggaggagaggaaTGACGAGCTCCGGATCGAGGTGGTTCGGAAGGAAGCGTGTATTGTCAACCTGGAGTGCAAACTCCGGCGGCTCTCCAAGGACAACAACTTCCTCGACCAG ACCTTCGGGAATTCCAGCCCAAAGGCCAACGGTCAGGAAGCCGATGACTCCTCCACTTCTGAAGACTCTCCAGAAGACAACAAATTCTTCTTGCCTGATCAAGCTCGTCTCAAGAGAAGACTGAATCTGAAGGGAATCCAG ATAAGTCCAAGAGCTAAATCCCCTGTCAGCATGAACAAAACATCAGAGTTTCAAG CAGTGAGAGCGCAGGACGAGGACGGGGCCGACGCCAGCAACGGCCGCACGGACACGAGTTCTTCTGTCTCCATCAGCAGCTGTGAAGTCAGCAAGATT CAAGCGCTGAGGAATCGCAATGACAGCATCATGTCGACCACTCCCGAGCCTCCAGGAAATGATTCCATAGTCCGGCGGTGCAAAGAGGATGCCCCTCATTGCAG CCTGGTTGAAGAGGACAATGACAGCTTTGGATGTGATGCTTTGGAGCTGGATG ATGACAGTCATGACAGGCAGTCACACGGAGCTCCTTCAGTGcactcttcctcttcttctcatCAGTCAGAAGGCCTGGATGCCTATGACCTTGAGCATGTCAACTCCCTGTTTAGGAAGTTCTCTCTGGAAAG GCCCTTTCGTCCCTCTGTCACGTCCGTGGGCCGCCTCAGGAACTCGTGCCACGCGATCCAGCGCGTGACGCTGAACGGGGACAGCCTCAACTCCGAGATCACCCTGGTGGGGGGCAACGACAGGGGGAGCTTCATCAGCTCTGTCAAGACAGGATCACCTGCGGAGAAAGCTGGACTTCGGGAGGGCCACCAAATCCTCCTG TTGGAGGGCTGCATTAAAGGGGAAAATCAGAGTGTTCCCTTGGATACTTGCACAAAGGAAGAAGTTCACTGGACAATTCAGAGGTGCAGTGGTCCAGTAACTCTCCAGTATAAATCAAATCACGAAG GTTACAGGAAGCTGCTGTCGGAGCTGGAGGAAGGGCTGATCACGTCGGGGGACTCGTTTCACATCCGCCTGAACCTGAACATCTCCAGCCAGCTGgactgctgctccctgtccGTGAGGTGTGATGAGATCGTCCACATCCTGGACACCATGTACCAGGGCAGGTGTGAGTGGCATTGTGCCAGGGTGGATCCATTCACGGACAGAGACCTGGAAACGGGGACCATCCCCAGCTACAGCAG AGCCCAGCAACTTCTTTTGGTGAAGCTGCAGCGGTTGATGCACAGAGGATCCAAAGATGAGACAGAAAACTCCTATAACACCCTTCGGGCACTCCGG AATACATTGCAGCCAGAGGAGCCTGCCCAGCCGAACGACCCAAAAACCAGCCCTCGCCTATCCAGAGCCAGCTTTCTTTTGGGCCAGATTTTACAG TTTGTCAGTAGGTCTGAAAACAAATACAAGCGTATGAACAGCAACGAGCGCGTCCGCATCGTCACGGGCTGGCCCTCCGGTCTGGCACGGACCTCATCGGAAGCAAAGAAGCAGTTGCCTGAGAAACTAGAAG atttggattctgaaagTGAAATCAATAAGAAGCTCAGTCTGATCCCCTATAGCCTGGTGAGACCCATCCACTGTGAGCGCAGGCGCCCAGTGCTTTTCACCCCCACCATGCTTGCCAAGCCCTTGGTACAGAAGCTTCTCAACTCTGGAGGTGCCCTGGAATTCAACATATGCAAGCCAG ATATTGTAACAAAGGAAGAGTTCTTAAGGAAGCAAAGGACAGAGACTGTCATcttcagcagagaaaagaaTCTGAACACATATGAATGTATTGTACCTGCCAATATCGAGGCTGTCACTGCCAAG AACAAGCACTGTCTCCTGGAGGCTGGAATAAGCTGCACAAAGGATTTAATCAAAGCCAAGATATATCCTATTGTTCTCTTTATCAGAGTCTCAGAGAAAAACATCAAGAGGTTCAG GAAACTATTGCCAAAGCCGGAGGCTGAGGATGAGTTTTTACGTCTGTGCCGTCTGAAGGAGAAAGAGCTGGAAGCACTGCCCTGCCTTTATGCCTCTGTGGAGGCAGATGCTTGGAGCAGCATTGAGGATCTCATCCGAATAATAAAAGACAGGATCGGGGAAGAGCAGCGTAAAACCATCTGGGTGGATGAAGatcagctgtaa
- the CARD11 gene encoding caspase recruitment domain-containing protein 11 isoform X1, whose protein sequence is MSTQGGEPEMDDCLETLKDEEEALWENVECNRHMLSRYINPAKLTPYLRQCKVIDEQDEDEVLNSLMLPSKINRAGRLLDILHTKGQRGYVVFLESLEFYYPELYKLVTGKEPTRRFSTIVVEEGHEGLTHFLMNEIIKLQQQVKTKDVQRCELLAKSRQLEDERKQLKLNKIELLTFQERYNKMKEERNNYNDELVKVKDENYNLAMRYAQLSDEKSMAVIRSRDLQLEIDQLKHRLNKVEEECKLERNQSLKLKNDIENRPKKEQVLELERENEMMKTKIQELQSIIQADKRSLPDSDKAILDILEHDRKEALEDRHELVNKIFNLQEEIRHVEDLRDKYLEEKEDLELKCSTLGKDCEMYKHRMNTVMIQLEEVEKERDQAFRSRDEAQTQYSHCLIEKDKYRKQIRELEERNDELRIEVVRKEACIVNLECKLRRLSKDNNFLDQSLPRNLPITIISQTFGNSSPKANGQEADDSSTSEDSPEDNKFFLPDQARLKRRLNLKGIQISPRAKSPVSMNKTSEFQAVRAQDEDGADASNGRTDTSSSVSISSCEVSKIQALRNRNDSIMSTTPEPPGNDSIVRRCKEDAPHCSLVEEDNDSFGCDALELDDDSHDRQSHGAPSVHSSSSSHQSEGLDAYDLEHVNSLFRKFSLERPFRPSVTSVGRLRNSCHAIQRVTLNGDSLNSEITLVGGNDRGSFISSVKTGSPAEKAGLREGHQILLLEGCIKGENQSVPLDTCTKEEVHWTIQRCSGPVTLQYKSNHEGYRKLLSELEEGLITSGDSFHIRLNLNISSQLDCCSLSVRCDEIVHILDTMYQGRCEWHCARVDPFTDRDLETGTIPSYSRAQQLLLVKLQRLMHRGSKDETENSYNTLRALRNTLQPEEPAQPNDPKTSPRLSRASFLLGQILQFVSRSENKYKRMNSNERVRIVTGWPSGLARTSSEAKKQLPEKLEDLDSESEINKKLSLIPYSLVRPIHCERRRPVLFTPTMLAKPLVQKLLNSGGALEFNICKPDIVTKEEFLRKQRTETVIFSREKNLNTYECIVPANIEAVTAKNKHCLLEAGISCTKDLIKAKIYPIVLFIRVSEKNIKRFRKLLPKPEAEDEFLRLCRLKEKELEALPCLYASVEADAWSSIEDLIRIIKDRIGEEQRKTIWVDEDQL, encoded by the exons GAGGAGAGCCAGAGATGGACGACTGCCTGGAGACACTGAAGGATGAGGAGGAGGCTTTGTGGGAGAACGTGGAATGCAACCGGCACATGCTGAGCCGGTACATCAACCCGGCCAAACTGACCCCCTACCTGCGGCAGTGCAAGGTCATCGACGagcaggatgaggatgaggTGCTCAACTCACTTATGCTGCCCTCCAAAATTAACAGAGCAG GCCGACTGCTGGACATCCTCCACACCAAGGGCCAAAGGGGCTATGTGGTTTTCTTAGAGAGCCTGGAGTTCTACTACCCTGAGCTCTACAAACTGGTAACAGGGAAAGAACCTACACGGAGATTTTCCACTATTGTTG TGGAGGAGGGACACGAAGGCCTTACCCATTTCCTAATGAATGAGATCATTAAGCTCCAGCAGCAAGTGAAGACGAAGGACGTGCAGCGCTGCGAGCTCCTGGCCAAGTCTCGGCAGCTGGAGGACGAGCGAAAGCAGCTCAAACTGAACAAGATAGAGCTGCTGACCTTCCAGGAGAGGTACAACAAGATGAAGGAGGAGAGGAACAACTACAACGACGAGCTGGTGAAGGTGAAGGATGAGAACTACAACCTGGCCATGAGATACGCCCAGCTGAGTGACGAGAAGAGCATGGCCGTGATAAGGAGCCGAGACCTCCAGTTAGAG ATTGACCAGCTGAAGCATCGCTTGAACAAGGTGGAGGAGGAGTGCAAGCTGGAGAGGAACCAGTCTTTGAAGCTGAAAAATGACATTGAAAACCGGCCCAAAAAGGAACAGGTTCTGGAGCTGGAGCGGGAAAATGAGATGATGAAGACCAAAATCCAAGAGTTACAGTCCATCATTCAG GCTGACAAGCGGAGTTTGCCGGATTCAGACAAAGCCATTCTGGATATTCTGGAACACGACCGTAAGGAGGCACTGGAAGATCGTCACGAGTTGGTCAACAAGATCTTTAATCTCCAGGAGGAGATTCGTCACGTGGAGGACTTGAGAGACAAG TATCTTGAGGAGAAAGAGGATTTGGAGTTGAAGTGCTCAACACTAGGAAAAGACTGTGAGATGTACAAGCACCGTATGAACACTGTGATGATACAGCTGGAAGAGGTGGAAAAGGAGCGAGACCAG GCGTTCCGCTCGCGCGACGAGGCTCAGACGCAGTACTCACACTGTCTGATTGAGAAGGATAAGTACAGGAAGCAGATCCgagagctggaggagaggaaTGACGAGCTCCGGATCGAGGTGGTTCGGAAGGAAGCGTGTATTGTCAACCTGGAGTGCAAACTCCGGCGGCTCTCCAAGGACAACAACTTCCTCGACCAG AGTTTGCCACGGAATCTACCCATTACCATTATCTCCCAGACCTTCGGGAATTCCAGCCCAAAGGCCAACGGTCAGGAAGCCGATGACTCCTCCACTTCTGAAGACTCTCCAGAAGACAACAAATTCTTCTTGCCTGATCAAGCTCGTCTCAAGAGAAGACTGAATCTGAAGGGAATCCAG ATAAGTCCAAGAGCTAAATCCCCTGTCAGCATGAACAAAACATCAGAGTTTCAAG CAGTGAGAGCGCAGGACGAGGACGGGGCCGACGCCAGCAACGGCCGCACGGACACGAGTTCTTCTGTCTCCATCAGCAGCTGTGAAGTCAGCAAGATT CAAGCGCTGAGGAATCGCAATGACAGCATCATGTCGACCACTCCCGAGCCTCCAGGAAATGATTCCATAGTCCGGCGGTGCAAAGAGGATGCCCCTCATTGCAG CCTGGTTGAAGAGGACAATGACAGCTTTGGATGTGATGCTTTGGAGCTGGATG ATGACAGTCATGACAGGCAGTCACACGGAGCTCCTTCAGTGcactcttcctcttcttctcatCAGTCAGAAGGCCTGGATGCCTATGACCTTGAGCATGTCAACTCCCTGTTTAGGAAGTTCTCTCTGGAAAG GCCCTTTCGTCCCTCTGTCACGTCCGTGGGCCGCCTCAGGAACTCGTGCCACGCGATCCAGCGCGTGACGCTGAACGGGGACAGCCTCAACTCCGAGATCACCCTGGTGGGGGGCAACGACAGGGGGAGCTTCATCAGCTCTGTCAAGACAGGATCACCTGCGGAGAAAGCTGGACTTCGGGAGGGCCACCAAATCCTCCTG TTGGAGGGCTGCATTAAAGGGGAAAATCAGAGTGTTCCCTTGGATACTTGCACAAAGGAAGAAGTTCACTGGACAATTCAGAGGTGCAGTGGTCCAGTAACTCTCCAGTATAAATCAAATCACGAAG GTTACAGGAAGCTGCTGTCGGAGCTGGAGGAAGGGCTGATCACGTCGGGGGACTCGTTTCACATCCGCCTGAACCTGAACATCTCCAGCCAGCTGgactgctgctccctgtccGTGAGGTGTGATGAGATCGTCCACATCCTGGACACCATGTACCAGGGCAGGTGTGAGTGGCATTGTGCCAGGGTGGATCCATTCACGGACAGAGACCTGGAAACGGGGACCATCCCCAGCTACAGCAG AGCCCAGCAACTTCTTTTGGTGAAGCTGCAGCGGTTGATGCACAGAGGATCCAAAGATGAGACAGAAAACTCCTATAACACCCTTCGGGCACTCCGG AATACATTGCAGCCAGAGGAGCCTGCCCAGCCGAACGACCCAAAAACCAGCCCTCGCCTATCCAGAGCCAGCTTTCTTTTGGGCCAGATTTTACAG TTTGTCAGTAGGTCTGAAAACAAATACAAGCGTATGAACAGCAACGAGCGCGTCCGCATCGTCACGGGCTGGCCCTCCGGTCTGGCACGGACCTCATCGGAAGCAAAGAAGCAGTTGCCTGAGAAACTAGAAG atttggattctgaaagTGAAATCAATAAGAAGCTCAGTCTGATCCCCTATAGCCTGGTGAGACCCATCCACTGTGAGCGCAGGCGCCCAGTGCTTTTCACCCCCACCATGCTTGCCAAGCCCTTGGTACAGAAGCTTCTCAACTCTGGAGGTGCCCTGGAATTCAACATATGCAAGCCAG ATATTGTAACAAAGGAAGAGTTCTTAAGGAAGCAAAGGACAGAGACTGTCATcttcagcagagaaaagaaTCTGAACACATATGAATGTATTGTACCTGCCAATATCGAGGCTGTCACTGCCAAG AACAAGCACTGTCTCCTGGAGGCTGGAATAAGCTGCACAAAGGATTTAATCAAAGCCAAGATATATCCTATTGTTCTCTTTATCAGAGTCTCAGAGAAAAACATCAAGAGGTTCAG GAAACTATTGCCAAAGCCGGAGGCTGAGGATGAGTTTTTACGTCTGTGCCGTCTGAAGGAGAAAGAGCTGGAAGCACTGCCCTGCCTTTATGCCTCTGTGGAGGCAGATGCTTGGAGCAGCATTGAGGATCTCATCCGAATAATAAAAGACAGGATCGGGGAAGAGCAGCGTAAAACCATCTGGGTGGATGAAGatcagctgtaa